One genomic window of Dermacentor andersoni chromosome 8, qqDerAnde1_hic_scaffold, whole genome shotgun sequence includes the following:
- the LOC126525739 gene encoding uncharacterized protein has product MARLFVACVLAASVACGASYQQSVQWGGGPMGGGFGSSSGGSLGGGLGGGLGGSLGGFGGSGGMGSSGSGSGGFGSSFGGSGGMGSSGSGSGGFGSSFGGAGGGLSSQGYGSGGYIGSQAGPSYSGLGGGSGSGSGLGGLGGGLSGLGGGLSGLGGGLGGGLGSGLGSGLGSGRGSGLGGGLGGGLGSRLGGGLGGGLGSGLGGGLGGSGYGSGGYGSGSGYGSGSGLSSQGFGSGGFFGSNGGPSYSGFGGGSGSFGGQRQQLMQQRL; this is encoded by the exons ATGGCCCGTCTCTTTGTTGCCTGCGTGCTCGCCGCGTCCGTGGCCTGCGGGGCCTCCTACCAGCAGAGCGTGCAGTGGGGCGGTGGACCGATGGGTGGAGGCTTTGGTTCAA GCAGCGGTGGCAGCCTCGGCGGGGGGCTCGGCGGCGGCCTCGGCGGCAGCCTAGGCGGCTTCGGCGGTTCCGGCGGAATGGGCAGTTCTGGCTCCGGCAGTGGCGGCTTCGGTTCCAGCTTCGGCGGTTCCGGCGGAATGGGCAGTTCTGGCTCCGGCAGTGGCGGCTTCGGTTCCAGCTTTGGAGGTGCCGGCGGCGGCCTCAGCTCACAGGGTTATGGAAGCGGTGGATACATTGGGTCCCAGGCAGGACCTTCTTACAGTGGATTAGGAGGTGGTTCAGGCAGTGGAAGCGGTCTCGGCGGACTCGGCGGCGGTCTCAGCGGACTCGGTGGCGGTCTCAGCGGACTCGGCGGTGGACTCGGTGGTGGACTCGGCAGTGGACTCGGCAGTGGACTCGGCAGTGGACGCGGCAGTGGACTCGGCGGCGGACTTGGTGGAGGACTCGGCAGTAGACTCGGCGGCGGACTGGGCGGTGGACTCGGCAGTGGACTCGGCGGTGGACTCGGCGGTTCCGGCTACGGCAGTGGCGGCTATGGTTCTGGCTCTGGCTACGGTTCCGGTTCTGGCCTCAGCTCACAAGGTTTCGGAAGCGGTGGATTCTTTGGGTCGAATGGAGGACCTTCTTACAGCGGATTTGGAGGGGGTTCCGGCAGCTTCGGTGGCCAGAGACAGCAACTGATGCAACAGCGTCTGTGA